One Candidatus Limnocylindrales bacterium genomic region harbors:
- a CDS encoding zinc-ribbon domain-containing protein, with protein sequence MYCGECGTRLEGDDRFCRACGAAVTTTTSPTATTEPAATTSDSYDAFGLAGIGLGLGSIVMPYFAAVFLVPVAFVFALLAFYRGSRRLGTAGMVLSGLGLIGVAYVSNQIGQIMKDPFAPNPLVASDPPIVSLAEYDRLRDGMTYSDAVGIIGASGQELSRSDIAGYSTVMYSWSNSNGSNMNAMFQNGRLANKAQFGLR encoded by the coding sequence ATGTACTGCGGTGAGTGCGGCACAAGGCTCGAAGGCGACGACCGGTTCTGCCGGGCTTGCGGCGCCGCCGTGACGACTACCACATCGCCAACTGCGACGACCGAACCGGCCGCTACGACGTCGGACTCCTACGACGCCTTCGGCCTGGCGGGTATCGGACTCGGGCTCGGTTCAATCGTGATGCCGTACTTTGCGGCGGTCTTTCTCGTTCCAGTAGCATTCGTATTCGCGCTGCTGGCTTTCTATCGGGGAAGCAGGAGGCTCGGTACGGCCGGAATGGTGCTTTCAGGATTGGGGCTGATTGGCGTCGCGTATGTTTCCAACCAGATTGGCCAGATCATGAAAGATCCGTTCGCCCCGAATCCGCTTGTGGCGAGTGACCCGCCGATAGTTTCCCTAGCAGAGTACGACCGGCTTCGAGACGGGATGACCTATTCCGATGCAGTCGGGATCATTGGCGCGAGCGGCCAGGAACTCAGTCGCTCGGACATCGCCGGCTACTCGACCGTGATGTACTCATGGAGCAACTCCAACGGCTCAAACATGAACGCGATGTTTCAGAACGGCCGACTAGCTAACAAGGCGCAGTTCGGGCTGCGATAG
- a CDS encoding HTTM domain-containing protein, whose protein sequence is MIRDIRSARERLFTPVDIAPLVFLRIVFGSVMLWEVVRYFQHGWIERYYSPADFHLRYYGFEWVTPWPGHGMQWHFVALGIAAACIAAGFLYRIAAAVFFAGFTYVFLLDEAHYLNHFYLVCLLSFLLIFVPAERSCSVDAWLGRVRRSDFAPAWALWVIRAQIGLPYLFGGIAKLNGDWIRGEPIRMWLAERSDYFLIGPYVHEEWFVYFFVIGGLLLDLLLVPSLLWRRTRVPAFLAAMSFHLMNAWLFRIGIFPWLMLAASLVFFPPEVSRRILNFLRFPIDGRASEGDVFTPPRKQVLVAALLAVYLGIQVLMPLRHFLYPGNVNWTEEGHRFSWHMKLRDKEGNAVFHVVDRATGKKWTVNPSSHLDPWQASMVPKHPDMILQYAHELAEKSRRKGIADVEVHADVLVSLNGRKRQRLIDPAADLAKVERSLHHADWILPLTEPLPPPGRKRKIMDNQAHGPARDARTGADTSGQEISSAESSR, encoded by the coding sequence ATGATCCGCGACATTCGCTCAGCGCGCGAGAGGCTGTTCACTCCGGTCGATATCGCGCCGCTCGTCTTCCTGCGCATCGTCTTCGGCAGCGTAATGCTCTGGGAGGTGGTTCGCTACTTCCAGCACGGCTGGATCGAACGGTACTACTCGCCTGCCGATTTCCATCTCAGGTACTACGGGTTCGAGTGGGTAACGCCCTGGCCGGGGCACGGGATGCAGTGGCACTTCGTCGCGCTCGGAATCGCGGCCGCATGCATTGCGGCGGGGTTCCTGTACCGCATCGCCGCTGCCGTCTTCTTCGCAGGATTCACGTACGTGTTCCTTCTCGACGAGGCGCACTACCTCAACCACTTCTATCTGGTCTGCCTTCTCAGTTTCCTGCTGATCTTCGTGCCGGCCGAGCGAAGCTGCTCGGTCGACGCGTGGCTAGGGCGTGTACGGCGATCCGACTTCGCGCCGGCGTGGGCGCTGTGGGTGATTCGAGCCCAGATCGGCCTGCCTTACTTATTCGGCGGCATCGCCAAGCTCAACGGCGACTGGATACGTGGCGAACCGATCCGGATGTGGTTGGCCGAGCGCTCGGACTATTTCCTGATCGGTCCGTACGTCCACGAAGAATGGTTCGTTTACTTCTTCGTGATCGGTGGCCTGCTGCTCGACCTGCTGCTGGTTCCCTCTCTGCTCTGGAGACGCACGCGCGTGCCGGCGTTCCTCGCCGCCATGTCGTTTCATCTGATGAACGCCTGGCTGTTCCGCATCGGGATTTTCCCGTGGCTGATGCTGGCGGCGTCGCTGGTCTTCTTTCCGCCGGAGGTCTCGCGGCGCATCCTGAATTTCCTGCGATTCCCGATTGACGGACGCGCGAGCGAAGGCGACGTGTTCACGCCGCCGCGAAAGCAGGTTCTGGTTGCAGCTCTTCTCGCGGTCTATCTCGGCATACAGGTGCTGATGCCGCTGCGGCATTTCCTGTATCCGGGCAACGTGAACTGGACGGAAGAAGGTCACCGGTTTTCCTGGCACATGAAGCTTCGCGACAAGGAAGGCAACGCTGTCTTTCACGTTGTTGATCGCGCGACGGGTAAGAAATGGACCGTGAACCCGTCGTCGCACCTCGATCCGTGGCAGGCGAGCATGGTGCCCAAGCATCCCGACATGATCCTGCAGTACGCTCACGAGCTGGCGGAGAAGAGTCGCCGCAAGGGAATTGCCGATGTCGAGGTGCACGCGGACGTTCTCGTGTCGCTCAACGGACGCAAGCGGCAGCGGCTCATCGATCCCGCGGCGGACCTCGCCAAGGTAGAGCGCAGCCTGCACCACGCGGACTGGATCCTGCCGCTGACGGAGCCGTTACCGCCGCCCGGCCGGAAGAGGAAGATCATGGACAACCAGGCCCACGGACCGGCTCGAGACGCGAGAACCGGGGCCGACACCTCAGGGCAAGAGATTTCTTCGGCCGAGTCATCGAGATGA
- a CDS encoding DUF4345 family protein: MDSRNTMNTFLMILGIVFLPYGLYCFAVPGYLADAAGVSATTATGVVELRAMYGGLQAAFGVLLIAAARDSRFLLAGLAAVAFILPGLASARLLGVALGGDLSAYTIGALIFEIGSSVISLSLLRHQLSMTAHGAH, from the coding sequence ATGGATTCCCGCAACACGATGAATACGTTCCTGATGATCCTCGGCATCGTGTTCCTACCGTATGGTCTCTACTGTTTTGCAGTCCCCGGGTATCTTGCGGACGCCGCCGGCGTATCGGCAACGACCGCGACCGGCGTCGTCGAATTGCGCGCCATGTACGGCGGCCTGCAGGCCGCGTTCGGAGTTCTGCTGATCGCTGCGGCGCGTGATTCGCGCTTCCTGCTCGCCGGACTCGCGGCTGTTGCGTTCATCCTGCCGGGGCTGGCATCTGCGCGTCTGCTTGGCGTGGCGCTCGGCGGCGACCTCAGCGCGTATACGATTGGTGCGCTGATCTTCGAGATCGGCTCGAGCGTGATTTCACTTTCGTTGCTCCGACATCAACTTTCGATGACCGCGCACGGAGCTCATTGA